In Methanothermococcus thermolithotrophicus DSM 2095, one DNA window encodes the following:
- the nifH gene encoding nitrogenase iron protein, translated as MSFDEIAPDAKKVAIYGKGGIGKSTTTQNTAAALAYFFDKKVMIHGCDPKADSTRMILHGKPQDTVMDVLREEGEEAVTLEKVRKIGFKDILCVESGGPEPGVGCAGRGVITAVDMMRELEGYPDDLDNLFFDVLGDVVCGGFAMPLRDGLAQEIYIVTSGEMMALYAANNIAKGILKYAEQSGVRLGGIICNARNVDGEKELMDEFCDKLGTKLIHYVPRDNIVQKAEFNKMTVIEFDPECNQAKEYRTLAKNIDENDELVKPTPMTMDELEELVVKYGLIDL; from the coding sequence ATGAGTTTTGATGAAATTGCACCAGATGCTAAAAAAGTAGCAATTTATGGAAAAGGAGGTATTGGGAAATCAACCACAACCCAAAATACCGCAGCAGCACTTGCATACTTTTTCGATAAAAAAGTTATGATTCACGGATGTGACCCAAAAGCAGATTCAACAAGAATGATTCTCCACGGAAAACCACAGGATACCGTTATGGATGTACTTAGGGAAGAGGGGGAAGAGGCGGTTACTCTTGAAAAAGTAAGAAAAATAGGATTTAAAGACATATTATGTGTAGAAAGTGGTGGTCCAGAACCTGGTGTAGGATGTGCAGGTAGAGGGGTTATTACTGCAGTTGATATGATGAGAGAGCTCGAAGGATACCCTGATGATTTAGACAACTTGTTCTTCGATGTCCTTGGGGACGTTGTATGCGGTGGTTTCGCTATGCCGCTTAGAGACGGTCTTGCACAGGAAATCTACATTGTTACATCAGGGGAGATGATGGCATTATATGCCGCAAACAACATTGCAAAAGGTATCTTAAAGTACGCTGAACAGTCTGGAGTTAGACTTGGAGGTATAATCTGTAACGCAAGAAATGTCGATGGTGAAAAAGAGTTAATGGATGAATTCTGCGATAAACTTGGAACCAAATTAATCCACTACGTTCCAAGGGACAACATTGTACAGAAAGCTGAATTCAACAAAATGACCGTTATTGAGTTCGATCCAGAATGTAATCAAGCAAAAGAATACAGAACTCTGGCAAAAAACATTGATGAAAATGACGAACTTGTGAAACCAACTCCAATGACTATGGATGAATTGGAAGAATTAGTTGTAAAATACGGATTAATTGACTTATAA
- a CDS encoding P-II family nitrogen regulator has protein sequence MKMIKAIVRPDKVDDIVDSLENAGYPAFTKINSVGRGKQGGLKVGEIFYDELPKTILLIAVNDDEVDEVVGLIKSSASTGNFGDGKIFIQPITEAYTIRTGETGI, from the coding sequence ATGAAGATGATAAAGGCAATTGTTAGGCCAGATAAAGTTGATGATATTGTAGATTCCTTAGAAAACGCTGGTTATCCAGCATTTACAAAAATAAACAGTGTGGGAAGAGGTAAGCAAGGAGGATTGAAGGTTGGTGAAATATTCTACGATGAATTGCCAAAAACCATATTATTAATTGCTGTAAATGACGACGAAGTAGATGAAGTTGTGGGATTGATAAAATCTTCAGCCAGTACTGGAAACTTTGGAGATGGTAAAATCTTCATCCAACCTATTACTGAGGCATATACAATTAGAACCGGAGAAACAGGAATTTAA
- a CDS encoding P-II family nitrogen regulator, translating to MKEVIAIIRPNTVSKTVKALDVVGFPAVTMAECFGRGKQKGYFSANLPEIVDIQKIIEEGEKEGRFIKYIPKRLISIVVDDADVPLVVGIISKVNRTGSFGDGRIFVLPVEEAIRVRTGETGEIAIGN from the coding sequence ATGAAGGAGGTTATAGCAATAATAAGGCCCAATACAGTTTCAAAAACTGTAAAAGCACTTGATGTAGTTGGTTTTCCAGCAGTAACAATGGCCGAGTGCTTTGGAAGGGGAAAACAAAAAGGATATTTTTCAGCAAATCTACCTGAGATTGTTGATATCCAAAAGATCATAGAAGAAGGAGAAAAGGAAGGAAGATTTATCAAATACATTCCAAAGAGGCTGATATCCATAGTGGTGGACGATGCTGATGTTCCTTTGGTTGTTGGAATAATCTCAAAAGTAAACAGAACAGGAAGTTTTGGAGATGGACGTATATTTGTTTTACCAGTGGAAGAGGCCATTAGAGTAAGGACCGGAGAAACTGGAGAAATAGCCATAGGAAACTAA
- a CDS encoding nitrogenase component I subunit alpha, with product MPYILLDCDKFIPERMKHTYVYDPEENILPACNTNTVPGDMTERGCAFAGSRGVVGGPIKDAIHMVHGPIGCAYYTWGTRRALSDNEFHRRYCFCTDMQESDIVYGGEKTLEKACLEVMEEFPEASGTFIYTTCPTALIGDNVDAIARNIEKATKKPAIAINSPGFCGVSQSKGHHVFNMTFYKWLKLKRKEFPEKCMPEEEKTPYDVALIGDYNMDWDVAVIKPLLEKIGCRYVTTFTGNASLDELFQLMDVKLNIVHCQRSAEYIAQMINDGFDIPYTRATFFGLSDIAESLYDVAKALDLPKERVDQVIKEEMEAIQPKLDYYKSKLEGKTCMVYVGGPRTWHWIKAMKDLGVEYVAACCTFSHTDDYEKMNKNFKEAGIKDILVIDAPNEPELEEAVKTLDPDFMLVGLKERYLFRKYGVPTINSHSYEEGPYAGYRGFVNFARDVYKAVCHPVWNVLKEGEDKFKNFKGDLNE from the coding sequence ATGCCATACATATTATTAGATTGTGATAAATTTATTCCAGAAAGAATGAAACACACGTATGTTTACGATCCTGAAGAAAATATTCTTCCAGCATGTAATACCAACACAGTTCCAGGAGACATGACTGAAAGAGGCTGTGCGTTTGCTGGATCAAGAGGTGTGGTTGGAGGGCCTATAAAAGATGCTATTCACATGGTTCACGGACCGATAGGATGTGCCTACTACACCTGGGGAACAAGAAGGGCATTATCTGATAACGAATTCCACAGAAGATACTGCTTCTGTACTGATATGCAGGAATCAGATATCGTATACGGCGGTGAAAAAACACTGGAAAAAGCATGTCTTGAAGTCATGGAGGAATTCCCAGAAGCTAGCGGTACATTCATATATACAACATGTCCTACGGCATTAATCGGGGATAACGTAGATGCAATAGCAAGAAATATTGAAAAAGCTACAAAAAAACCTGCTATTGCTATTAACAGCCCTGGTTTCTGTGGTGTATCTCAGTCTAAGGGTCACCACGTTTTCAACATGACATTCTACAAATGGTTGAAATTAAAAAGAAAGGAATTCCCAGAAAAATGTATGCCTGAAGAGGAAAAAACCCCTTACGATGTAGCTCTGATCGGGGACTACAACATGGATTGGGATGTTGCAGTTATCAAGCCATTACTTGAAAAAATTGGATGCAGATATGTGACAACATTCACTGGAAATGCATCATTGGATGAGCTCTTCCAGTTAATGGATGTTAAATTAAACATAGTACACTGTCAAAGATCAGCTGAGTATATTGCCCAGATGATAAATGATGGATTTGATATACCATATACAAGAGCTACATTCTTTGGGCTGTCAGATATAGCTGAATCACTTTACGATGTTGCTAAAGCTCTGGATTTACCAAAAGAAAGAGTTGACCAGGTTATAAAAGAAGAAATGGAAGCCATACAACCTAAACTTGACTACTATAAGTCAAAATTGGAAGGAAAAACCTGTATGGTATATGTCGGGGGACCAAGAACCTGGCACTGGATAAAAGCTATGAAAGATCTTGGGGTCGAATACGTTGCTGCATGCTGTACATTCTCCCACACAGATGATTATGAAAAGATGAACAAGAACTTCAAAGAAGCTGGAATAAAAGACATATTAGTTATAGATGCACCAAATGAACCAGAACTTGAGGAAGCAGTAAAAACACTTGATCCAGACTTTATGCTCGTAGGATTAAAAGAAAGATACTTATTCAGAAAATATGGAGTTCCAACAATTAATTCCCACTCTTACGAAGAAGGTCCATATGCAGGTTACAGAGGATTTGTGAACTTTGCAAGAGACGTTTACAAAGCGGTATGCCACCCAGTATGGAATGTGTTAAAAGAAGGTGAGGATAAATTCAAAAACTTTAAAGGGGATTTAAATGAGTGA
- a CDS encoding nitrogenase component 1, giving the protein MSEVNAGEICYVKKQRKGTINPNKICQPIGAMWATVGVKGTIPFVQGSQGCTTYVRYAFNRHFREPVSIATASFHEHAAVYGGMSNLVDGLTNLVARYDPYSISVITTCSSETIGDDIESFIRAAKKNIAKKLGEEKAELPIIPIHCPSYQGSHVTGYDNAAKAFINYLAKKDDEKEPHKINIIPGFGVNPGDILEIKRMLEMFGLKDREDYSVLFDISETLYQPLREPLGEIPHFPRLGTELDEFVDSANAKATFALCRTAGGAGAEILRRRYKVDAYYGLPIGLKNTDDFVINVAKVTGKSIPDKLLDERGKLIDAIADTIHYTMDKKVGIFGDPDFVVAVARFCCEIGMKPVVVNTQTPSRTYQKEMEAIAKEHNVGIEVQFSDLWDFEKSVKEKEVDLLIGHPRGGVPIAKDMDIGLVRMGFPIYDRVGHFRWPMVGYMGTLRFFDDIVNTILDTKVPWDQKQQ; this is encoded by the coding sequence ATGAGTGAAGTCAACGCAGGCGAAATCTGTTACGTAAAAAAACAGAGAAAAGGAACAATTAATCCAAACAAAATATGCCAACCGATAGGAGCAATGTGGGCAACAGTTGGTGTAAAAGGTACAATTCCATTTGTTCAAGGTTCCCAGGGGTGTACCACCTATGTTAGGTATGCATTCAACAGACACTTTAGGGAACCTGTATCTATAGCTACAGCATCTTTCCACGAACATGCTGCAGTATATGGTGGTATGAGCAACCTTGTTGATGGTTTGACTAACTTGGTAGCAAGGTATGATCCATATTCAATATCAGTAATTACAACGTGCTCCTCTGAAACCATTGGGGATGATATAGAATCATTCATAAGGGCGGCTAAAAAGAATATTGCCAAAAAATTAGGTGAGGAAAAGGCAGAACTACCAATCATTCCAATCCACTGTCCATCATACCAGGGGAGCCACGTCACAGGATATGACAATGCAGCAAAGGCTTTCATCAACTACCTTGCAAAAAAAGATGATGAGAAAGAACCCCATAAAATAAACATTATTCCAGGATTTGGTGTTAACCCTGGAGATATACTTGAGATAAAGAGAATGCTTGAAATGTTTGGATTAAAGGATCGTGAAGATTACTCAGTATTATTCGATATAAGTGAAACTCTCTACCAACCACTTAGAGAACCGCTTGGTGAAATACCACACTTCCCAAGACTTGGAACTGAATTGGACGAATTCGTAGATTCTGCAAATGCAAAAGCTACCTTTGCCCTATGTAGAACTGCTGGAGGAGCTGGTGCAGAAATACTCAGAAGAAGATACAAAGTTGATGCATATTATGGATTGCCAATAGGCTTGAAGAACACCGATGACTTCGTAATAAATGTTGCAAAGGTCACAGGGAAAAGTATTCCAGATAAGCTCCTTGATGAAAGAGGTAAACTTATAGATGCAATTGCTGATACCATACATTATACAATGGATAAAAAAGTAGGTATATTCGGTGACCCGGACTTCGTAGTTGCAGTAGCAAGATTCTGCTGTGAAATTGGGATGAAACCGGTTGTTGTAAATACACAGACACCTTCAAGAACATACCAAAAAGAAATGGAAGCTATTGCCAAAGAACACAATGTTGGCATTGAAGTGCAGTTCTCAGACCTTTGGGACTTTGAGAAGTCAGTTAAAGAGAAGGAAGTAGATTTACTCATAGGACACCCAAGAGGTGGAGTACCAATAGCCAAAGATATGGATATTGGACTTGTTAGAATGGGATTCCCAATATACGATAGAGTTGGGCACTTTAGATGGCCTATGGTAGGATATATGGGAACTTTAAGATTCTTTGATGATATAGTAAACACAATACTTGATACGAAAGTCCCATGGGATCAAAAACAACAGTAA